One stretch of Schlesneria sp. DSM 10557 DNA includes these proteins:
- a CDS encoding BON domain-containing protein, protein MSVSPVSRVEEDLTEFGLHYPEGSNEEGVRIGQLSTPVIRPLRRSLIGLGDSNDYGCDDALTTNLQQTLAKSSYGLARVQCVVSPSEVHLFGTVKTYFAVQMAIQLARGTAATRRIKLDIDVVPKLYEIHTCPPTEGRAGLLPSVGGAEFHNEI, encoded by the coding sequence ATGTCTGTAAGTCCTGTTTCACGTGTCGAAGAGGACTTAACAGAATTCGGGCTGCATTATCCCGAGGGGTCGAACGAAGAAGGTGTTCGTATCGGACAGCTATCCACCCCGGTAATCAGACCTCTGCGGCGAAGTCTTATCGGACTGGGCGATTCGAACGACTACGGTTGTGATGATGCTCTAACGACGAACTTACAGCAAACACTGGCAAAGTCGAGTTATGGGTTGGCGAGGGTTCAATGTGTGGTCAGTCCTTCAGAGGTCCATCTTTTTGGAACCGTGAAGACCTATTTCGCCGTGCAGATGGCCATTCAACTCGCACGCGGCACTGCCGCAACACGCCGTATCAAACTCGACATCGACGTCGTGCCCAAGTTGTATGAGATACACACCTGCCCCCCCACGGAAGGAAGGGCCGGGCTCCTTCCTTCCGTGGGGGGGGCAGAATTTCACAATGAAATCTGA
- a CDS encoding Hsp20/alpha crystallin family protein — MRREFDELFSKFFKDVPALWNAERGDGRWAFDVEDQADAYVIKAEAPGFEPKDFSIDLRGNQLVMQAKRSEEKKEKGQESFTATEFYHSMTIPEHVDAKKVDASYKQGILQVSLPKTAEGKGRKIEVKG; from the coding sequence ATGCGCCGGGAATTTGATGAACTGTTCAGCAAGTTCTTTAAGGACGTCCCGGCATTGTGGAATGCCGAACGCGGCGACGGACGATGGGCCTTCGACGTTGAAGATCAAGCCGATGCCTATGTGATCAAGGCGGAAGCGCCTGGTTTCGAGCCGAAGGACTTCAGCATCGACCTGCGTGGCAATCAGTTAGTCATGCAAGCCAAGCGATCCGAGGAAAAGAAGGAGAAAGGACAAGAATCCTTCACGGCCACGGAGTTTTATCATTCAATGACCATCCCAGAGCACGTCGATGCGAAGAAAGTTGATGCATCGTACAAGCAAGGCATTCTGCAGGTCTCGTTGCCGAAAACGGCAGAAGGCAAGGGACGTAAGATTGAAGTGAAAGGGTGA
- a CDS encoding transposase produces MDRKVILNAILYLNRTSCQWRYIPHEFPHWKVVDTVSGAGVETESGIRSIKHSAERCVRPLARSRHRAWPSSTSSLRTAEGGAERGYDAEMNVTGSKQYIGVDSLGPI; encoded by the coding sequence GTGGACCGCAAAGTCATCCTGAATGCAATCCTCTACCTGAATCGAACCAGTTGCCAGTGGCGTTACATACCTCACGAATTCCCGCACTGGAAGGTGGTTGACACCGTTTCTGGCGCTGGAGTCGAGACGGAGTCTGGGATTCGATCCATTAAGCACTCTGCCGAAAGGTGCGTCAGGCCTCTGGCAAGAAGCCGACACCGAGCCTGGCCATCATCGACATCCAGTCTCCGTACCGCTGAAGGAGGAGCGGAAAGAGGCTACGATGCAGAGATGAATGTCACTGGCAGCAAGCAGTACATCGGTGTTGATTCGCTGGGGCCCATTTAG
- a CDS encoding MBL fold metallo-hydrolase: MIRIHHLNCGTLLVPNYPTVVCHCLLLEDPRGLALVDTGIGLLDVQSPLERLGQPLIEMAGFQFNEHDTAVRRMEKLGFSPNDVRHIILTHCDPDHAGGLADFPHATVHLAEEELANVQSGSLRYIPTQFAHSPRWQTISQSQYDWWGLSARSVPLGFSSEVLLVPLFGHTAGHCGVAIRQDKQWMLHAGDAYYLRAELTTDDHPVSVLAAARADDDHARRVSLGQLRRLNNELSDVVQIIGYHDLTELSNGLNE, translated from the coding sequence ATGATCCGAATTCACCATCTCAATTGCGGAACACTCCTCGTCCCCAACTATCCGACCGTCGTCTGTCACTGCCTGTTACTGGAAGACCCGCGCGGACTGGCTCTGGTTGACACGGGCATCGGACTGCTCGACGTTCAAAGTCCGCTCGAACGACTTGGCCAGCCGTTGATCGAAATGGCGGGATTTCAGTTCAACGAACATGACACCGCAGTGCGGCGCATGGAGAAACTTGGGTTCTCGCCCAACGATGTGCGTCACATTATTCTGACGCATTGTGACCCGGACCATGCGGGGGGCCTTGCTGATTTTCCGCATGCCACCGTGCATCTCGCGGAAGAAGAGCTGGCGAATGTGCAATCAGGGTCACTCCGGTATATCCCAACTCAATTCGCACACTCTCCCCGCTGGCAAACGATCTCGCAGAGCCAGTACGACTGGTGGGGGCTCTCTGCTCGATCCGTTCCTCTCGGTTTTTCGAGCGAGGTCCTGCTGGTCCCCCTCTTCGGCCACACTGCCGGCCACTGTGGTGTCGCGATCAGGCAGGACAAGCAGTGGATGCTCCACGCGGGTGACGCATACTACCTGCGTGCAGAACTTACCACCGACGACCACCCCGTCTCTGTACTGGCTGCCGCTCGCGCAGATGATGATCACGCACGTCGCGTCAGCCTCGGCCAGTTACGTCGCCTGAACAACGAACTCTCGGATGTCGTCCAGATCATCGGTTATCACGACCTGACCGAGCTTTCGAACGGGCTAAATGAATAA
- a CDS encoding transposase, producing MARAKHMCPAGGVFHVLNRAVARLRICEKPKDYAAFMRVVGETWEIVLLPIYAMVAMPNHWHFVVRPETSDQVSEFFRRLTVMHNMRWHAHYKTSGTGRLYQGRFKSFPIQTDGHLLTAMRYVERNPVRANFIELAEDWQWSSAYARLNHADKRRWLAIPDDPALPRNWRSWVNKIETEAELNSLRRSVKRGLPFGDDNWTRSSAVRLGLETTTRPEITTRPRGRPKKKTRPLFQFAPYTTSFE from the coding sequence ATGGCACGCGCGAAACACATGTGTCCGGCAGGTGGAGTCTTCCACGTTCTGAATCGAGCAGTGGCTCGGCTCAGGATTTGTGAAAAGCCGAAAGACTATGCTGCGTTCATGCGTGTCGTGGGAGAAACGTGGGAAATCGTCCTTCTGCCGATTTATGCGATGGTGGCAATGCCCAATCACTGGCACTTTGTGGTGCGGCCCGAAACCAGCGATCAGGTGAGTGAGTTTTTCCGTCGCCTCACAGTGATGCACAACATGCGTTGGCACGCTCACTACAAGACGAGTGGCACCGGGCGTCTGTATCAGGGACGTTTCAAATCGTTTCCAATTCAGACTGACGGCCACTTGCTAACTGCCATGCGGTACGTCGAGCGGAACCCGGTTCGTGCAAATTTCATTGAACTCGCAGAAGACTGGCAATGGAGTTCCGCGTATGCTCGCCTAAATCATGCTGACAAACGCCGTTGGCTGGCCATTCCCGATGATCCCGCGTTGCCGCGAAACTGGCGTTCTTGGGTGAACAAGATTGAGACTGAAGCAGAACTGAATTCACTTCGACGCAGTGTCAAACGCGGCTTGCCTTTTGGTGATGACAATTGGACCAGAAGCAGTGCCGTTCGACTTGGTCTCGAAACTACGACCCGGCCAGAAATTACGACACGGCCAAGAGGACGGCCAAAGAAAAAGACCCGACCCCTTTTCCAGTTCGCGCCATATACAACATCTTTTGAGTGA
- a CDS encoding RDD family protein, whose translation MTRQQRVTVSGVKTGDQRLLLLVREHLGTVTPTSAWPTELVDVDLNSGAISTSKGPDGVRYAVYGGGKLWLLPDVAKGTSPFVCEGTAWAILRRAKRKGVYSHRAVVQYIDPHWRDTGRVIESPAFRVGNDTYIGMQGEHSFWFQAAIDGLYYQRDLRPIDEKDVGRKPENNDEILGEGEMPGGWNYIPIDDDSEEFSRVPLAYWFKSDQPCSLEIESTESESFRFMYRRYLNSGRVYTQAFLCPIRWLQDEQLSFQYGENGGCMHIIPDSDGTALAAALNGIDGRLHVFKVTDGQPKLVGQRGSPKVRWLLQDIGCFVLLAFCAPLLPLMAVAWIDQFTQMRRIRRDADRNAMAPCIVQRGIARAIDLGLMLPFAVGAVAYHPDFIGWWLLFARECQRFVSSIQSVFDIFHFTVIDEMKDASVKVLALLFEVQVEWRMVTVVLFLSMCQLIMMGRYGQSIGKKLCGIRIVRPTLRRCEFGRLVLREVLLPVDTFMLTMWWPALLVMFLTPRSQRLGDIVANTIVITVRKSPIASR comes from the coding sequence TTGACTCGCCAGCAGAGAGTGACGGTTTCCGGAGTGAAGACAGGAGACCAACGTCTCCTGTTGTTGGTGCGAGAGCATTTGGGCACCGTGACGCCCACTTCTGCGTGGCCAACTGAACTTGTCGACGTTGACTTGAATAGCGGGGCCATCTCTACCTCCAAAGGACCAGACGGCGTTCGTTATGCTGTTTACGGTGGGGGCAAGTTATGGCTTTTGCCGGATGTCGCCAAAGGGACATCGCCATTTGTGTGTGAAGGGACTGCTTGGGCGATTCTTAGACGTGCAAAGCGGAAAGGCGTTTATTCGCATCGAGCAGTGGTTCAGTACATCGATCCTCACTGGCGGGATACAGGTCGGGTTATCGAGTCACCTGCATTTCGGGTGGGAAATGATACATATATCGGAATGCAGGGGGAGCACAGTTTTTGGTTTCAGGCCGCCATAGATGGCCTCTACTATCAAAGAGATCTGCGACCGATCGATGAGAAAGATGTCGGTCGAAAGCCAGAGAATAATGATGAGATATTGGGCGAAGGCGAAATGCCGGGGGGGTGGAACTACATACCGATAGACGATGACTCTGAAGAGTTTTCAAGGGTACCACTTGCGTACTGGTTCAAGAGCGACCAGCCCTGCAGCTTGGAGATCGAGTCGACTGAATCGGAATCCTTTAGGTTTATGTATCGCCGTTACTTGAATAGCGGTAGAGTTTATACACAGGCATTTCTGTGTCCGATTCGATGGCTCCAAGACGAGCAGCTCTCGTTTCAGTATGGCGAGAATGGTGGTTGTATGCACATCATACCCGATTCCGATGGCACTGCCCTAGCAGCTGCTCTAAACGGCATAGACGGACGATTGCATGTCTTCAAAGTAACCGACGGACAGCCTAAGCTTGTCGGCCAGAGGGGAAGTCCGAAGGTGAGATGGCTACTCCAGGATATCGGTTGTTTTGTACTACTGGCATTCTGCGCTCCATTGCTCCCGCTCATGGCAGTTGCTTGGATCGATCAATTCACACAAATGCGGCGAATTCGTCGCGATGCGGACCGGAACGCCATGGCACCTTGCATTGTCCAGCGGGGTATAGCGCGGGCGATTGACCTAGGCTTGATGTTGCCTTTTGCAGTTGGCGCAGTTGCATATCATCCTGATTTCATTGGTTGGTGGCTTCTCTTTGCTAGGGAGTGTCAGCGGTTCGTTAGTTCGATCCAAAGTGTTTTTGATATTTTTCATTTTACGGTCATTGATGAAATGAAGGACGCGTCGGTGAAAGTGCTGGCACTGTTGTTCGAAGTACAGGTGGAGTGGCGAATGGTGACGGTTGTACTTTTTCTTAGTATGTGTCAACTCATCATGATGGGCAGATACGGACAATCAATTGGGAAGAAGCTTTGCGGAATTAGGATTGTAAGGCCAACTCTTCGTCGGTGCGAGTTCGGTCGGCTCGTATTGCGGGAGGTGTTATTGCCGGTTGATACGTTTATGTTGACGATGTGGTGGCCTGCATTACTCGTGATGTTCCTCACGCCGAGGTCACAACGTCTGGGTGACATTGTGGCTAATACTATTGTGATAACCGTCAGGAAAAGCCCAATCGCGAGTCGCTAA
- a CDS encoding transposase: MARLARAEVFSPDEVAIVHVMNRVVRRCFLLGTDSLTGKNYDHRKGWIEGLLKRYAACVGIDLLGFAILSNHFHLILRSRPDVVATWSDEEVARRWLLLCPIRKDECGNPLEPNQAELDFIQNDARKRELIRLRLSDIGWWMRLLCQTVAMRANHEDQEIGRFWQSRFRAVRLLDEAALVACAAYVELNPIRAAMADRLETSDYTSVQRRLQAQQPRSASRETTKPSDASTAEKNQSRCSASKSDDTTKKHQSSVDQFLAPLSLKDRDGKTGPVASRTGARCSDKGFLPMTQEDYLRLLRWTAKQLPRKQGARTSPQLKEVLGKLDLNTNTWLSLVRKFGKLFYNVAGRPQTIELTRSCIGQHRHYVRRETREVFS; this comes from the coding sequence ATGGCTCGCTTAGCGCGTGCGGAGGTGTTTTCTCCAGATGAAGTCGCGATCGTGCATGTGATGAACCGGGTTGTGCGACGGTGCTTTCTTCTGGGGACCGATTCTCTCACCGGCAAGAACTATGACCACCGGAAGGGATGGATTGAAGGTCTACTCAAGCGATACGCCGCCTGCGTTGGGATCGATCTGCTCGGCTTTGCGATTCTTTCGAACCACTTTCACCTGATCCTGCGGTCTCGGCCGGATGTGGTGGCGACCTGGAGTGATGAAGAAGTTGCTCGTCGGTGGTTGCTCCTGTGTCCGATCCGGAAGGATGAGTGCGGGAACCCTCTAGAGCCGAATCAGGCCGAATTGGATTTCATTCAGAACGATGCCCGCAAGCGGGAACTTATCCGCTTGCGGTTGTCAGACATCGGCTGGTGGATGCGATTGTTGTGTCAGACGGTAGCGATGCGCGCTAACCACGAAGATCAGGAGATCGGCCGATTTTGGCAAAGCCGTTTTCGGGCGGTGCGGTTACTGGATGAAGCTGCTCTGGTCGCGTGTGCCGCCTACGTCGAATTGAACCCGATTCGTGCGGCGATGGCCGACCGGCTGGAGACCAGCGACTACACCTCTGTGCAGCGCCGGCTTCAGGCTCAACAACCTCGGTCGGCCTCACGAGAGACCACCAAACCGAGCGATGCCTCAACAGCGGAGAAGAATCAATCCCGCTGTTCGGCCAGCAAGTCCGACGACACGACAAAAAAGCACCAGTCGTCAGTCGATCAATTTCTGGCGCCGTTGTCCCTTAAAGATCGGGATGGCAAGACAGGTCCGGTTGCAAGCCGTACAGGAGCCCGCTGCAGTGACAAAGGCTTTTTGCCGATGACACAGGAGGATTACCTGCGGTTACTCCGCTGGACCGCAAAGCAGCTTCCCCGCAAACAGGGGGCCCGGACATCACCTCAACTCAAAGAAGTTCTGGGCAAGCTGGATCTGAACACCAACACGTGGCTGTCTCTGGTCAGAAAGTTCGGCAAACTGTTCTACAACGTCGCCGGTCGGCCGCAGACAATCGAGCTGACGCGTAGCTGCATCGGCCAGCACCGACACTACGTCCGCCGCGAAACACGCGAAGTTTTCTCCTGA